One Nocardioides oleivorans DNA segment encodes these proteins:
- a CDS encoding MMPL family transporter — MNRLTAAVLRHRVIVAVAWLAIAIAGGATASTTVDRLTFDFDLPGQPAYETNQRIVDEFGNGGLTDPLLLVVEGDDAASRADEVAQEVRSAVPGTRTVSPGDEGADVLATDAGSAVVVAYAPLTPGPESYAEAQPALEQVAEAASGDGTTVTLTGFSVLEEGGGDDRGLIVEVLIGGIGALVVLALVFGSLLAGLPLLVAAVSILGTFLALLGLTHLTDVSAVVEYLIALIGLGVAIDYSLLVVTRWREESAKGVANDEAIGAAMATAGRSVVFNGVTVAVSLAALVLVPIPFLRSIGLGGLLIPLFSVAVSLTLVPALLSAVGPRMNWPRRKPAVTRSRLWAAIATRVLRRRWLTVIGSVVVLLALAAPVLGLTLGTAQLSGLANGSAASRALVDAVADGVPAGVVRPTEVLASERDVPGAVEQLTGLDGVAAVVAPPGQEWSADRQSLLQVWTDTDPTTETGRATLQRVRDEADGLGVAVGGTPAEDADFIAAVYGKAGWVVLGVAVVTFLLLARALRSFWLPLKALALNALSLAAAYGVTVLIWQDGRGTELLFDRTATGAVTIWVPIAAFAFLFGLSMDYEVFILSRMREEYDDLMAASTSSAGASTEREATDRAVVEGIASTGRLVTSAALILFFAFIALSTVPTVEVKVLATALALGIAIDAVIVRGLLAPALVGVLGRANWTIPRVLSRALLLRPSEPRHLGTPGHVDPRHSAGRSSGRRGR; from the coding sequence ATGAACCGTCTGACCGCCGCGGTGCTGCGGCACCGCGTGATCGTCGCCGTGGCCTGGCTCGCGATCGCGATCGCCGGCGGAGCGACAGCGTCCACGACCGTCGACCGCCTGACCTTCGACTTCGACCTCCCCGGACAGCCGGCCTACGAGACCAACCAGCGGATCGTCGACGAGTTCGGCAACGGCGGGCTCACCGACCCCCTGCTCCTCGTGGTCGAGGGCGACGACGCGGCCTCCCGCGCTGACGAGGTGGCCCAGGAGGTCCGCTCGGCGGTCCCAGGGACCCGCACGGTCTCCCCCGGCGACGAGGGCGCTGACGTCCTGGCCACCGATGCTGGCTCGGCGGTGGTCGTGGCCTACGCGCCGCTCACCCCCGGCCCCGAGTCGTACGCCGAGGCGCAGCCCGCGCTCGAGCAGGTCGCGGAGGCCGCGTCCGGTGATGGCACCACGGTCACGCTGACGGGCTTCTCGGTGCTCGAGGAAGGCGGTGGCGACGACCGCGGCCTGATCGTGGAGGTGCTGATCGGCGGGATCGGCGCGCTCGTCGTGCTGGCGCTCGTCTTCGGGTCGCTGCTCGCCGGGCTGCCCCTGCTGGTGGCCGCGGTCTCCATCCTGGGCACCTTCCTGGCCCTGCTGGGCCTCACCCACCTGACCGACGTCTCGGCCGTCGTGGAATACCTCATCGCGCTCATCGGCCTCGGCGTGGCCATCGACTACTCCCTCCTGGTCGTGACGAGGTGGCGCGAGGAGTCGGCCAAGGGGGTGGCCAACGACGAGGCGATCGGCGCGGCCATGGCGACCGCCGGCCGGTCGGTGGTGTTCAACGGCGTCACCGTGGCGGTGTCCCTCGCGGCGCTCGTGCTGGTGCCGATCCCGTTCCTGCGGAGCATCGGGCTCGGCGGCCTCCTGATCCCGCTCTTCAGCGTCGCCGTGTCCCTCACCCTGGTGCCGGCCCTGCTCAGCGCGGTGGGTCCGCGCATGAACTGGCCGCGCCGCAAGCCCGCGGTGACGCGGAGCCGGCTGTGGGCCGCGATCGCGACCCGGGTGCTGCGTCGGCGATGGCTGACCGTCATCGGCTCCGTGGTCGTGCTGCTCGCGCTCGCCGCTCCCGTGCTCGGCCTCACGCTCGGCACCGCGCAGCTCAGCGGCCTGGCCAACGGCTCGGCGGCCTCGCGCGCGCTCGTCGACGCTGTCGCCGACGGCGTGCCCGCAGGCGTCGTACGCCCGACGGAGGTCCTCGCGTCCGAGAGAGACGTGCCGGGAGCCGTCGAGCAGCTGACGGGCCTCGACGGGGTCGCCGCGGTCGTCGCGCCCCCGGGGCAGGAGTGGTCGGCGGACCGGCAGTCGCTGCTCCAGGTCTGGACCGACACCGACCCCACCACCGAGACCGGACGCGCCACCCTGCAGCGCGTCCGGGACGAGGCCGACGGCCTCGGCGTCGCCGTCGGTGGCACTCCGGCCGAGGACGCGGACTTCATCGCGGCCGTCTACGGCAAGGCGGGCTGGGTCGTGCTCGGGGTCGCCGTCGTGACCTTCCTGCTCCTCGCCCGCGCGCTGCGGTCGTTCTGGCTCCCCCTCAAGGCGCTGGCGCTCAACGCGCTGTCCCTGGCCGCCGCCTACGGCGTCACCGTCCTCATCTGGCAGGACGGGCGCGGCACCGAGCTCCTCTTCGACCGGACGGCGACGGGGGCCGTCACGATCTGGGTGCCGATCGCGGCGTTCGCCTTCCTCTTCGGGCTCTCGATGGACTACGAGGTCTTCATCCTCTCCCGCATGCGTGAGGAGTACGACGACCTGATGGCCGCCTCCACCTCGTCCGCGGGTGCCAGCACCGAGCGCGAGGCCACCGACCGAGCCGTCGTGGAGGGGATCGCCAGCACGGGACGACTCGTCACCTCCGCCGCCCTGATCCTGTTCTTCGCCTTCATCGCCCTCTCCACGGTGCCGACCGTCGAGGTGAAGGTGCTGGCCACCGCCCTGGCGCTCGGCATCGCCATCGACGCCGTCATCGTCCGGGGCCTGCTGGCCCCGGCCCTCGTCGGCGTGCTCGGGCGCGCCAACTGGACCATCCCGCGCGTCCTGTCACGCGCACTCCTGCTCCGTCCCTCGGAGCCACGACACCTGGGGACCCCGGGGCACGTCGACCCGCGGCACTCCGCTGGCAGGTCGTCGGGGCGACGCGGTCGGTGA
- a CDS encoding alpha-ketoglutarate-dependent dioxygenase AlkB: protein MTDTALPLFGDDGRPGVPGVDESFATAHRVRLDEHSWVEHVPSWLTGADSLFDELLQGGAWEQRRRWMYGERTVEPRLTAQYDDLATAPALLLEAAQALTSHYGVTYDHLWVNLYRDNRDSTGWHGDGASTRRRECVVPVLSLGASRRFLIRPADGGPSSTFRPLAGDLIVMGGRCQSDWRHCVPKQTSPTGPRISVNFAASSQGRAD from the coding sequence GTGACCGACACCGCTCTGCCGTTGTTCGGCGACGACGGACGCCCGGGCGTTCCGGGTGTCGACGAGAGCTTCGCGACCGCTCACCGGGTGAGGCTCGACGAGCACTCGTGGGTCGAGCACGTGCCGAGCTGGCTCACGGGCGCCGACAGCCTCTTCGACGAGCTGCTCCAAGGCGGGGCGTGGGAGCAGCGCCGTCGTTGGATGTACGGCGAGCGGACGGTCGAGCCACGGCTGACGGCGCAGTACGACGACCTGGCGACCGCGCCGGCCCTCCTGCTGGAGGCGGCGCAGGCACTCACCTCGCACTACGGCGTGACCTACGACCACCTGTGGGTCAACCTCTACCGCGACAACCGCGACAGCACCGGATGGCACGGAGACGGCGCCTCGACGCGACGGCGCGAGTGCGTGGTGCCGGTCCTGAGCCTCGGCGCGAGTCGCCGGTTCCTCATCCGGCCGGCAGATGGAGGTCCCAGCTCGACGTTCCGCCCGCTCGCCGGCGACCTGATCGTGATGGGCGGGCGCTGCCAGTCGGACTGGAGGCACTGCGTCCCCAAGCAGACTTCGCCGACCGGGCCGCGCATCAGTGTCAACTTCGCCGCGTCGAGCCAGGGCCGCGCCGACTGA
- a CDS encoding GtrA family protein produces MRRESVPSARDAASASILVGSRHQRVLAELGRFLTVGGVATVVAFVLFNGLVHGWGAGDRALLSDRPVLAYVLANTVGMVISYRGARSWAFRDRPPRQADGGRVAYVLINLVTMSLPIACLVVSRDVLGLDDPVSDNIAANVIGLALGLGARFYLFRRFVFRRPLG; encoded by the coding sequence GTGAGGCGGGAGTCGGTTCCGTCGGCGCGCGACGCGGCATCCGCCTCGATCCTCGTCGGAAGCCGCCACCAGCGCGTGCTGGCCGAGCTGGGTCGCTTCCTCACGGTGGGCGGCGTGGCCACGGTCGTCGCCTTCGTCCTCTTCAACGGGCTGGTGCACGGCTGGGGCGCCGGGGACCGCGCGCTCCTCAGCGATCGACCGGTCCTTGCGTACGTCCTGGCCAACACCGTGGGCATGGTGATCAGCTACCGCGGCGCCAGGAGCTGGGCGTTCAGGGACCGCCCGCCACGTCAGGCGGACGGCGGACGGGTGGCGTACGTCCTGATCAACCTGGTCACCATGTCGCTGCCGATCGCGTGCCTGGTCGTCAGTCGCGACGTGCTGGGTCTCGACGACCCGGTGTCGGACAACATCGCGGCCAACGTGATCGGCCTCGCGCTCGGACTCGGCGCGCGCTTCTACCTGTTCCGACGATTCGTCTTCCGGCGGCCGCTCGGCTAG
- a CDS encoding OsmC family protein, with amino-acid sequence MPTRTARTAWNGGLQDGSGQVELTSSGVGTYDVSFPKRAAEDAGGTTSPEELIAAAHSSCYAMQFSALIAEAGGTPQALEVTADVSLGEDKEAGGFKLTGIKLTVRGEVEGLDDAGFKEAAEKAKAGCPVSKALTGVDITLDAALES; translated from the coding sequence ATGCCCACTCGCACTGCACGCACCGCTTGGAACGGCGGGCTCCAGGACGGCTCCGGCCAGGTCGAGCTGACCAGCTCCGGCGTCGGGACCTACGACGTCTCGTTCCCCAAGCGCGCGGCGGAGGACGCCGGCGGCACGACGAGCCCCGAGGAGCTCATCGCGGCCGCGCACTCCTCCTGCTACGCCATGCAGTTCTCGGCGCTCATCGCCGAGGCCGGCGGCACGCCGCAGGCGCTCGAGGTCACCGCCGACGTCTCGCTCGGTGAGGACAAGGAGGCCGGCGGCTTCAAGCTCACCGGCATCAAGCTCACCGTCCGCGGCGAGGTCGAGGGGCTCGACGACGCCGGCTTCAAGGAGGCTGCCGAGAAGGCCAAGGCCGGCTGCCCGGTCAGCAAGGCGCTCACCGGCGTCGACATCACGCTCGACGCCGCTCTGGAGTCCTGA
- a CDS encoding alpha/beta hydrolase: MKKVLALLVVLAVVLVTVVAVGLSFQGGSTDAPRPTPTPSPTTAPPASVTEAPASDLADLYAQRIDWQPCEANADQDCGTLTVPIDYADPQGETFELNLLRVPATGKRIGSLVVNPGGPGAPGTTYASLAGRVFREPVLQGYDVVGFDPRGTGRSDPVDCLTDAQLDAYLAGDPTPDTPAEVADYRAGVMSYGADCVANSDAIIGHVTTIEAARDMDVLRSALGEEQLTYFGASYGTKLGATYAELFPDRVGRFVLDGAVDVSLDAKSAALDQAAGFETALRAYVQNCLDSTDNCFLGDTVDEGLTTISDLLDSIEEEPLPAGDRELTVGNAFYGIIAPLYNRDYWFLLSTALGSAIDGQGSALMQLADAYSSRTSGGSYSDNSIEANYAINCLDDPTSVPFAKVPSLFGEFEQASPTFGDVFAWGMTGCRGVAVTSSEEPLDIRGAGAAPILVLGTTRDPATPLKWAEALSAQLDSGVLVTRDGDGHTAYNAGNDCINAVVEDYLVDGTVPDDGTTC, translated from the coding sequence ATGAAGAAGGTCCTGGCCCTGCTGGTCGTGCTGGCGGTGGTCCTCGTCACCGTCGTCGCCGTGGGACTGTCGTTCCAGGGCGGTTCGACCGACGCTCCCCGCCCCACGCCCACCCCGTCGCCGACGACCGCGCCGCCCGCGTCGGTCACCGAGGCGCCCGCGTCCGACCTGGCCGACCTCTACGCCCAGCGCATCGACTGGCAGCCGTGCGAGGCCAACGCCGACCAGGACTGCGGCACCCTGACCGTGCCGATCGACTACGCCGACCCGCAGGGCGAGACCTTCGAGCTCAACCTGCTGCGGGTGCCCGCCACCGGCAAGCGCATCGGCTCCCTGGTGGTGAACCCGGGCGGCCCCGGCGCACCCGGGACGACGTACGCCTCCCTGGCCGGCCGCGTCTTCCGCGAGCCGGTCCTGCAGGGCTACGACGTCGTCGGCTTCGACCCGCGTGGCACCGGCCGGTCCGACCCGGTCGACTGCCTGACCGACGCCCAGCTCGACGCCTACCTGGCCGGCGACCCGACCCCGGACACCCCCGCGGAGGTCGCCGACTACCGCGCCGGCGTGATGTCCTACGGCGCCGACTGCGTGGCCAACAGCGACGCGATCATCGGCCACGTCACCACGATCGAGGCGGCGCGCGACATGGACGTCCTGCGCTCGGCGCTCGGCGAGGAGCAGCTGACCTACTTCGGTGCGTCGTACGGCACCAAGCTGGGCGCGACCTACGCCGAGTTGTTCCCCGATCGGGTCGGCCGCTTCGTGCTCGACGGCGCCGTCGACGTCTCGCTCGACGCGAAGTCCGCGGCGCTCGACCAGGCCGCCGGCTTCGAGACCGCGCTGCGCGCCTACGTGCAGAACTGCCTCGACTCCACCGACAACTGCTTCCTCGGCGACACCGTCGACGAGGGCCTCACCACGATCAGCGACCTCCTCGACTCGATCGAGGAGGAGCCGCTGCCGGCCGGGGACCGTGAGCTGACCGTCGGCAACGCGTTCTACGGGATCATCGCGCCGCTCTACAACCGCGACTACTGGTTCCTGCTGAGCACCGCGCTCGGCTCGGCGATCGACGGCCAGGGGTCGGCGCTGATGCAGCTCGCGGACGCGTACTCCTCACGCACCAGCGGCGGGTCCTACAGCGACAACTCGATCGAGGCCAACTACGCCATCAACTGCCTCGACGACCCGACGTCGGTGCCGTTCGCGAAGGTTCCCTCGCTCTTCGGGGAGTTCGAGCAGGCCTCGCCCACCTTCGGCGACGTCTTCGCGTGGGGGATGACCGGCTGCCGCGGGGTCGCGGTCACCTCGAGCGAGGAGCCGCTCGACATCCGCGGGGCGGGGGCCGCTCCGATCCTCGTGCTCGGTACGACGCGCGACCCGGCGACGCCGTTGAAGTGGGCCGAGGCGCTCTCCGCGCAGCTCGACTCCGGCGTGCTCGTCACGCGCGACGGTGACGGCCACACGGCCTACAACGCCGGCAACGACTGCATCAACGCCGTCGTCGAGGACTACCTGGTGGACGGGACAGTCCCCGACGACGGGACGACCTGCTGA
- a CDS encoding DNA polymerase III subunit delta', producing MTTTTTSVWDDLVGQRPTIELLKEAAAGHGMTHAWLVTGPPGSGRSNVARAFATALQCETQSGCGHCEACRLGMKGSHPDITWVRSETSVLYVNDMRDLVQSAAKFPSIGRWQIVVIEDADRLGTPENPRTGNALLKAIEEPTPKTVWLLCAPTVQDVLPTIRSRCRTLTLATPGTEDVARFLARNDGVSETIASFAARASQGHIGRARALALDEDTRSRRREVVSIPARLTTLGACMTAATNLADLAKEETEAITADAEKRELGELQAIFGSERKDLASRSYKAALSGLEKLQKQKAKRRVLDVIDRALMDLVSVYRDAIALSVGAPGQLVNEELRADVQVVARAASPDELLRMIDAIFTARDQMLEFNVPPLLALESMAVALRLPGGHR from the coding sequence ATGACGACGACGACCACCTCCGTGTGGGACGACCTGGTCGGGCAGCGCCCCACGATCGAGCTGCTCAAGGAGGCCGCCGCCGGGCACGGCATGACCCACGCGTGGCTGGTCACCGGTCCGCCCGGGTCCGGCCGCTCCAACGTCGCACGCGCCTTCGCCACCGCGCTCCAGTGCGAGACGCAGAGCGGGTGCGGTCACTGCGAGGCGTGCCGGCTCGGGATGAAGGGCTCGCACCCCGACATCACCTGGGTGCGGTCCGAGACGTCGGTGCTCTACGTCAACGACATGCGCGACCTGGTGCAGTCGGCGGCGAAGTTCCCGTCGATCGGGCGCTGGCAGATCGTCGTGATCGAGGACGCCGACCGCCTCGGCACGCCGGAGAACCCCCGCACCGGAAACGCGCTGCTCAAGGCCATCGAGGAGCCGACGCCGAAGACGGTGTGGCTGCTGTGCGCGCCGACGGTGCAGGACGTCCTGCCGACGATCCGCTCACGCTGTCGCACGCTGACCCTCGCGACGCCCGGCACCGAGGACGTGGCCCGCTTCCTGGCCCGCAACGACGGGGTCTCCGAGACGATCGCCAGCTTCGCGGCGCGTGCCAGCCAGGGCCACATCGGCCGGGCGCGCGCGCTGGCGCTCGACGAGGACACCCGCTCGCGCCGGCGCGAGGTGGTCAGCATCCCGGCCCGGCTGACGACCCTCGGCGCCTGCATGACGGCGGCGACCAACCTCGCCGACCTCGCCAAGGAGGAGACCGAGGCGATCACCGCGGACGCCGAGAAGCGCGAGCTCGGTGAGCTCCAGGCGATCTTCGGCAGCGAGCGCAAGGACCTCGCCAGCCGCTCCTACAAGGCCGCGCTCAGCGGGCTGGAGAAGCTGCAGAAGCAGAAGGCCAAGCGCCGCGTGCTCGACGTGATCGACCGCGCCCTGATGGACCTCGTCTCGGTCTACCGCGACGCGATCGCCCTGTCCGTCGGGGCGCCGGGACAGCTGGTCAACGAGGAGCTGCGCGCCGACGTGCAGGTCGTCGCCCGTGCCGCCTCGCCCGACGAGCTGCTGCGGATGATCGACGCGATCTTCACCGCCCGCGACCAGATGCTGGAGTTCAACGTGCCGCCGCTGCTGGCGCTCGAGTCGATGGCCGTCGCCCTGCGACTGCCCGGAGGACATCGGTGA
- the tmk gene encoding dTMP kinase — MSAGVYSEAGLFVCFEGGEGAGKSTQSRLLRDWLVERGETVLLTFEPGDTPVGKELRRIVLDPATGHLSDRTEALLYAADKAEHVDHVVLPALARDEVVITDRYVDSTLAYQGAGRTLDVAEVEAVARWATGDLRPHLTVVLDLEPETGLGRFEERDRIEGQSLEFHQRVRQGFLDLAAADPDHYVVLDARAPIDEIASAVRVRIEPMLEGR; from the coding sequence ATGAGCGCCGGCGTCTACTCCGAGGCAGGCCTCTTCGTCTGCTTCGAGGGCGGCGAGGGGGCAGGCAAGTCGACCCAGTCGCGCCTGCTCCGCGACTGGCTCGTCGAGCGCGGAGAGACGGTCCTGCTGACCTTCGAGCCCGGCGACACCCCGGTCGGCAAGGAGCTGCGCCGGATCGTCCTCGACCCGGCCACGGGCCATCTGTCCGACCGCACGGAGGCGTTGCTCTACGCCGCTGACAAGGCCGAGCACGTCGACCACGTCGTGCTGCCGGCACTCGCGCGCGACGAGGTCGTCATCACCGATCGCTACGTCGACTCGACGCTGGCCTACCAAGGCGCCGGCCGCACCCTCGACGTCGCCGAGGTCGAGGCCGTCGCCCGCTGGGCCACCGGCGACCTGCGTCCCCACCTCACCGTCGTGCTCGACCTCGAGCCCGAGACCGGGCTCGGACGGTTCGAGGAGCGCGACCGGATCGAGGGGCAGTCGCTGGAGTTCCACCAGCGCGTGCGGCAGGGCTTCCTCGACCTCGCCGCCGCCGACCCCGACCACTACGTCGTCCTGGACGCGCGTGCTCCGATCGACGAGATCGCCTCCGCCGTCCGGGTGCGGATCGAGCCGATGCTGGAGGGCCGATGA
- the topA gene encoding type I DNA topoisomerase — MAKLVIVESPAKARTIGGYLGKDYVVESSIGHIRDLPNNAADTPAKIKDKPWGRLAVDVDNGFEPYYVVPRDKKSHIAKLKKLVKDADALYLATDEDREGEAIAWHLLDELKPPKGLPVHRMVFHEITKPAILAAVENPREINDDLVEAQEARRILDRLYGYEVSPVLWKKVMSGLSAGRVQSVATRLVVDRERDRMKFRVASYWDLDATFDAGTGHDPRMFPAKLHSVDDVRVARGADFDNTGELKGLGSSSRAERVHLSRADAESLAAGLADTTYDVRSVESKPYRRSPYAPFRTTTLQQEASRKLGMSASVTMSVAQRLYENGFITYMRTDSTTLSGAAIGAARDQVRELYGAEYVPDSPRTYTSKVKNAQEAHEAIRPAGDSFRTPAQTGLSGEQFRLYELIWMRTVASQMKDAVGNSVTIRIGGAAADGRDVVFSASGRTITFHGFLKAYVEDIDDASKRKDDAETRLPNLVQGATVSAATLSPEGHETKPPARYTEATLIKELEDREIGRPSTYASIIGTILNRGYVYKKGTALVPAWLAFSVVRLLEEHFPRQVSYEFTASMEDVLDEIAGGRKDRATELGEFYYGAGEIVGLKTLVTELGDIDAKEMATFPIGTPEDGINLRVGRYGPYVEGPPSEDGDGAPVRANVPDDLPPDELTVAMAKELLANPAGEEQVVGAHPDTGLQIVAKNGRFGPYVTELLPEDAPKSAKPRTGSLFKSMTLDTVSLEQAVQLLDLPRVVGTDEDGTEITAQNGRYGPYLKKGTDSRSLTSEDQIFDITLDQAKAIYAQPKQRGRGAATPPLKELGNDPVSGQPVIVKAGRFGEYVTDGEYNATLRKDDTVESITLERAAELLAERRERGPAKKAAKKGAKKAPAKKTAAKKTTAKKTAAKKTAAKKTTAKKTTAKKTTAKKA, encoded by the coding sequence GTGGCAAAGCTCGTCATCGTCGAGTCGCCTGCCAAGGCCCGCACCATCGGCGGCTACCTGGGCAAGGACTACGTCGTCGAGTCCTCGATCGGTCACATCCGCGACCTGCCCAACAACGCCGCGGACACCCCGGCCAAGATCAAGGACAAGCCGTGGGGCCGGCTCGCTGTCGACGTCGACAACGGGTTCGAGCCCTACTACGTCGTGCCGCGCGACAAGAAGAGCCACATCGCCAAGCTGAAGAAGCTGGTCAAGGACGCCGACGCCCTCTACCTCGCCACCGATGAGGACCGCGAGGGCGAGGCGATCGCCTGGCACCTCCTCGACGAGCTGAAGCCGCCGAAGGGCCTGCCGGTCCACCGGATGGTCTTCCACGAGATCACCAAGCCCGCGATCCTCGCCGCGGTCGAGAACCCCCGCGAGATCAACGACGACCTCGTCGAGGCCCAGGAGGCGCGTCGCATCCTCGACCGCCTCTACGGCTACGAGGTCTCCCCGGTGCTGTGGAAGAAGGTCATGTCCGGCCTGTCCGCCGGCCGCGTCCAGTCGGTCGCCACCCGGCTGGTCGTCGACCGCGAGCGCGACCGGATGAAGTTCCGCGTCGCCTCCTACTGGGACCTCGACGCGACCTTCGACGCCGGCACCGGCCACGACCCGCGCATGTTCCCGGCCAAGCTGCACTCCGTCGACGACGTCCGTGTCGCCCGCGGCGCCGACTTCGACAACACCGGCGAGCTGAAGGGGCTCGGCTCTTCTTCTCGGGCGGAGCGCGTCCACCTCAGCCGCGCCGACGCCGAGTCGCTGGCCGCCGGCCTCGCCGACACGACGTACGACGTGCGCTCGGTCGAGTCCAAGCCCTACCGCCGCTCGCCGTACGCCCCCTTCCGCACGACCACCCTCCAGCAGGAGGCGAGCCGCAAGCTCGGCATGAGCGCGAGCGTGACGATGTCGGTCGCGCAGCGGCTCTACGAGAACGGCTTCATCACCTACATGCGTACGGACTCGACGACGCTGTCGGGTGCCGCCATCGGCGCGGCCCGCGACCAGGTGCGCGAGCTCTACGGAGCCGAGTACGTCCCGGACTCGCCGCGCACCTACACCTCGAAGGTGAAGAACGCGCAGGAGGCCCACGAGGCGATCCGCCCCGCCGGCGACTCGTTCCGCACGCCCGCGCAGACCGGGCTGTCCGGCGAGCAGTTCCGCCTCTACGAGCTGATCTGGATGCGCACCGTCGCCTCCCAGATGAAGGACGCGGTCGGCAACTCGGTCACCATCCGCATCGGTGGCGCCGCCGCCGACGGCCGCGACGTCGTCTTCAGCGCGAGCGGTCGCACGATCACCTTCCACGGCTTCCTCAAGGCCTACGTCGAGGACATCGACGACGCCTCCAAGCGCAAGGACGACGCCGAGACCCGGCTGCCCAACCTGGTGCAGGGCGCCACCGTCTCCGCCGCGACGCTCAGCCCCGAGGGCCACGAGACCAAGCCGCCCGCGCGCTACACCGAGGCGACCCTCATCAAGGAGCTCGAGGACCGCGAGATCGGCCGCCCCTCGACGTACGCCTCGATCATCGGCACCATCCTCAACCGCGGCTACGTCTACAAGAAGGGCACCGCCCTCGTCCCGGCCTGGTTGGCGTTCTCGGTGGTCCGGCTGCTCGAGGAGCACTTCCCGCGGCAGGTCTCCTACGAGTTCACCGCGTCGATGGAGGACGTCCTCGACGAGATCGCGGGCGGTCGCAAGGACCGTGCCACCGAGCTCGGCGAGTTCTACTACGGCGCCGGCGAGATCGTCGGCCTCAAGACGCTCGTGACCGAGCTCGGCGACATCGACGCCAAGGAGATGGCGACCTTCCCGATCGGCACGCCCGAGGACGGGATCAACCTGCGGGTGGGTCGCTACGGCCCGTACGTCGAGGGCCCCCCGTCCGAGGACGGCGACGGTGCCCCGGTGCGCGCCAACGTGCCCGACGACCTGCCGCCCGACGAGCTCACCGTGGCGATGGCCAAGGAGCTGCTGGCCAACCCGGCCGGCGAGGAGCAGGTCGTGGGTGCGCACCCCGACACCGGCCTGCAGATCGTGGCCAAGAACGGCCGGTTCGGTCCCTACGTCACCGAGCTCCTGCCCGAGGACGCGCCCAAGTCGGCCAAGCCGCGCACCGGCTCGCTCTTCAAGTCGATGACGCTCGACACCGTCTCGCTCGAGCAGGCGGTCCAGCTGCTCGACCTGCCGCGCGTCGTCGGCACCGATGAGGACGGCACCGAGATCACCGCGCAGAACGGTCGCTACGGGCCCTACCTGAAGAAGGGCACCGACTCCCGCTCGCTCACCAGCGAGGACCAGATCTTCGACATCACGCTCGACCAGGCCAAGGCGATCTACGCCCAGCCCAAGCAGCGCGGTCGCGGCGCGGCCACCCCGCCGCTCAAGGAGCTCGGCAACGACCCGGTCTCCGGCCAGCCGGTCATCGTGAAGGCGGGTCGCTTCGGCGAGTACGTCACCGACGGCGAGTACAACGCCACGCTCCGCAAGGACGACACCGTCGAGTCGATCACCCTCGAGCGCGCGGCCGAGCTCCTCGCCGAGCGTCGCGAGCGCGGTCCTGCCAAGAAGGCGGCCAAGAAGGGCGCGAAGAAGGCCCCGGCCAAGAAGACCGCCGCGAAGAAGACGACCGCCAAGAAGACCGCAGCGAAGAAGACCGCGGCCAAGAAGACGACCGCCAAGAAGACGACCGCCAAGAAGACGACCGCCAAGAAGGCCTGA